One part of the Methylobacterium mesophilicum SR1.6/6 genome encodes these proteins:
- a CDS encoding GntR family transcriptional regulator, with protein sequence MLQPSDTSLGLTSIGQTVSLREQAYDSIKQSILAMDLYDGSAQIRLNEHQIAQELGISRTPVREALTLLEREGFVSTVPRRGLFVTRKTKREIIEMITVWAALEGGAAHAAARHASDADLHQLSRAFEDFELSTLPEHVKAYEEANLNFHQTIIRLGGCGLMVEMTANLFIHMRALRSIFLHRPGRIEDSLREHAAIIVALQARDAEQAAILVRDHALGLIAHVESHWAWPER encoded by the coding sequence GTGCTGCAGCCCTCCGACACCTCTCTGGGCCTCACCTCGATCGGGCAGACGGTGAGCCTGCGTGAGCAGGCCTACGACAGCATCAAGCAATCGATCCTCGCGATGGACCTCTACGACGGATCGGCGCAGATCCGGCTGAACGAACATCAGATTGCGCAAGAGCTTGGCATCAGCCGCACGCCCGTCCGAGAAGCCCTGACACTTCTGGAACGGGAGGGCTTCGTGTCCACGGTGCCACGCCGCGGCCTTTTCGTGACGCGCAAGACCAAGCGTGAGATCATCGAGATGATCACAGTCTGGGCCGCGCTCGAGGGCGGGGCCGCACATGCTGCGGCAAGGCACGCATCGGACGCCGATCTTCACCAGCTCAGTCGAGCGTTCGAAGATTTTGAGCTTTCCACCCTGCCGGAGCACGTGAAGGCCTATGAAGAGGCCAACCTCAACTTCCACCAGACGATCATCCGTCTCGGCGGTTGTGGGCTGATGGTCGAGATGACGGCCAACCTGTTCATCCACATGCGGGCACTTCGATCGATCTTCCTCCATCGGCCGGGGAGGATTGAGGACTCGTTGCGCGAGCATGCGGCCATCATCGTCGCCCTGCAGGCCCGCGACGCAGAGCAGGCTGCAATCCTCGTCCGGGATCATGCTCTCGGGCTGATCGCACACGTCGAATCGCATTGGGCTTGGCCCGAGCGATAG
- the oxlT gene encoding oxalate/formate MFS antiporter → MAMPEARSDTATPSTNRWLQIVLGVICMVAAANIQYAWTLFVPEIQKTFSWDRAAIQVAFTIFVVVQTWLTPIEGYFIDKYGPSRVVMFGGLMTGLAWVINSYATSLSGFYLGSVAGGIGVGCVYATCVNNALKWFPDKRGLAVGLTAGGYGAGSALTILPIAKMIDSGNYAQAFFVFGLIQGAIIIAAAIAMRAPRKDQVPFSTKVLQSRRDYTLGEALRTPVFWVMLLMFTCTVTGGLMAVAQLGVIAQDLGVKNFQVNLYFFAMAALPFALMLDRIMNGISRPLFGFISDRIGREKTMFIAFAMEGIGIVALGYFGSNPWAFVILSGVVFLAWGEVYSLFSATAADTFGSKHIGKIYGVLYCAKGFAALFVPVGNLIMQATGTWATVLYTVATMDLIAAILAIAVLRPMLKQHHAANNNAAAPALTLAHA, encoded by the coding sequence ATGGCCATGCCAGAGGCGAGATCGGATACGGCGACACCCAGTACCAACCGATGGTTGCAGATCGTGCTCGGCGTGATCTGCATGGTTGCGGCGGCCAATATTCAATATGCGTGGACGCTGTTCGTTCCCGAGATTCAGAAGACCTTCAGTTGGGACCGCGCCGCAATCCAGGTCGCCTTCACCATCTTCGTCGTCGTCCAGACCTGGCTGACCCCGATCGAGGGCTACTTCATCGACAAGTACGGCCCGAGCCGCGTCGTCATGTTCGGCGGTCTGATGACGGGCCTAGCCTGGGTCATCAACTCCTACGCCACCAGCTTGAGCGGCTTCTACCTCGGCTCGGTGGCCGGCGGTATCGGCGTCGGCTGCGTCTACGCCACCTGCGTCAACAACGCGCTCAAGTGGTTCCCGGACAAGCGCGGCTTGGCGGTCGGGCTCACGGCGGGCGGCTACGGCGCCGGCTCGGCGCTGACCATCCTGCCGATCGCCAAGATGATCGATAGCGGCAACTACGCCCAGGCCTTCTTCGTCTTCGGCCTGATCCAGGGCGCCATCATCATCGCCGCCGCCATCGCCATGCGCGCGCCGCGCAAGGATCAGGTGCCGTTCTCCACCAAGGTCCTGCAGTCGCGCCGCGACTACACGCTGGGCGAGGCGCTGCGCACCCCCGTGTTCTGGGTCATGCTGCTGATGTTCACCTGCACGGTGACGGGCGGGCTGATGGCGGTGGCCCAGCTCGGCGTGATCGCCCAGGACCTCGGGGTGAAGAACTTCCAGGTCAACCTGTACTTCTTCGCCATGGCGGCACTGCCCTTCGCGCTGATGCTCGACCGGATCATGAACGGCATCTCGCGCCCGCTGTTCGGCTTCATCTCGGACCGGATCGGACGGGAGAAGACGATGTTCATCGCATTCGCGATGGAGGGCATCGGCATCGTCGCTTTGGGCTACTTCGGCTCGAACCCGTGGGCCTTCGTGATCCTGTCCGGCGTCGTGTTCCTGGCCTGGGGCGAGGTCTACTCGCTGTTCAGCGCCACCGCGGCCGACACCTTCGGCTCCAAGCACATCGGCAAGATCTACGGCGTGCTCTACTGCGCCAAGGGCTTCGCGGCGCTCTTCGTGCCGGTGGGCAACCTGATCATGCAGGCGACCGGCACCTGGGCCACGGTCCTGTACACGGTGGCGACCATGGACCTGATCGCCGCCATCCTGGCGATCGCGGTGCTGCGGCCGATGCTCAAGCAGCACCACGCGGCGAACAACAACGCGGCGGCTCCGGCACTGACGCTGGCGCACGCCTGA
- the arsH gene encoding arsenical resistance protein ArsH has protein sequence MDKPARPFTDDLPNLSTAHFAVPTRERVQAATPFTHPPRFLILYGSLRERSFSRFLAYEAARLLEAMGGEVRIYDAHGLPLPDDTTADHVKVQELRTLSIWSEGQVWVSPERHGNLTGVMKSQIDWLPLSEGSVRPTQGRTLAVMQVSGGSQSFNAVNSLRILGRWMRMITIPNQSSVPMAYKEFDAAGRMKPGPLYERVVDVCEELMKFTLLTRERADYLVDRYSERKEREPDRLSDVAADVGFGKR, from the coding sequence TTGGACAAGCCCGCACGACCCTTCACCGATGACCTACCGAACCTCAGCACAGCGCACTTCGCGGTGCCAACCCGCGAACGCGTGCAAGCGGCGACGCCGTTCACGCACCCGCCGCGCTTCCTGATCCTCTATGGCTCGCTGCGGGAGCGCTCGTTCAGCCGGTTCCTCGCCTACGAGGCCGCCCGCCTGCTCGAGGCCATGGGCGGTGAGGTGCGGATCTACGACGCCCACGGTCTCCCGCTGCCCGACGACACCACCGCCGACCACGTGAAGGTGCAGGAGTTGCGCACCCTCTCGATCTGGTCCGAGGGACAGGTCTGGGTCTCTCCGGAGCGGCACGGCAACCTGACCGGCGTGATGAAAAGCCAGATCGATTGGCTGCCGCTCTCCGAGGGCAGCGTGCGGCCGACCCAGGGGCGGACTCTGGCCGTCATGCAGGTCTCCGGCGGCTCACAGAGCTTCAACGCCGTCAACAGCCTCCGCATCCTCGGCCGCTGGATGCGGATGATCACCATCCCGAACCAGTCCTCGGTGCCGATGGCCTACAAAGAATTCGATGCGGCCGGCCGGATGAAGCCGGGGCCGCTCTACGAGCGCGTCGTCGATGTCTGCGAAGAATTGATGAAGTTCACGCTGCTGACCCGCGAGCGGGCGGACTACCTCGTGGACCGATACAGCGAGCGGAAGGAACGCGAGCCGGATCGATTGAGCGACGTCGCTGCCGACGTCGGTTTCGGAAAGCGTTAG
- a CDS encoding ArsR/SmtB family transcription factor yields MDEPQALASFAALAQEHRLRLVRALVAAGPEGLASGVLAVSVGVSAATVSHHLKELSRAGLVASRREGRLIVYSAAYPALSGLAEFLMKDCCQGRPEVCEPAVAALSSCCPIAGDVAHP; encoded by the coding sequence ATGGACGAACCGCAAGCCCTCGCCTCGTTCGCGGCCCTCGCGCAGGAACACCGCCTGCGCTTGGTACGGGCGCTCGTAGCCGCCGGCCCGGAGGGCCTGGCCTCAGGCGTCTTGGCCGTCTCGGTCGGCGTCTCCGCCGCCACTGTGTCCCATCATCTCAAGGAGCTCAGCCGCGCCGGCTTGGTTGCCTCGCGGCGCGAGGGCCGGTTGATCGTCTACAGCGCTGCCTATCCGGCCCTGTCCGGATTGGCCGAGTTCCTGATGAAGGATTGCTGCCAGGGCCGGCCCGAGGTCTGCGAGCCGGCCGTCGCGGCTCTGTCCAGCTGTTGCCCGATCGCTGGAGACGTTGCCCATCCCTGA